Proteins from one Thalassophryne amazonica chromosome 20, fThaAma1.1, whole genome shotgun sequence genomic window:
- the si:dkeyp-92c9.2 gene encoding cyclin-dependent kinase 5 activator 1: MGTVLSLSPGSRKSGYYDNRPGSLSHYPSLSSRPLNTHKDRELKRGQSIFLPALTWKRLVASTKKKSNTKKGPGGPVAFCDPLNNNNIYQNDPVLHLNRENVKKSMSCANLSSYEGPAGLVLGLGYGLGMGQGLGYNYSKSQQLLSVKKVAQGTVASSPKRVIVQASTSELLRCLGEFLCYRCYRLKHLSPADPVLWLRAVDRSLLLQGWQDQAFVTPANVVFVYMLCRDVVDGDLVASEHELQAILLTCLYLSYSYMGNEISYPLKPFLVEAGKEAFWDRCLAIIDATSSKMLRINADPHFFTQVFADLKSEGRRSPQDYSQVLDRGLQERRNFHIPEDYL, encoded by the exons ATGGGCACCGTCCTATCACTCTCACCCGGATCTCGGAAATCAGGCTACTATGACAACCGGCCGGGCTCTCTCAGTCACTACCCGAGCCTCAGCAGCCGCCCTCTCAACACCCACAAAGACCGCGAGCTGAAGAGGGGCCAGTCCATCTTCCTTCCAGCTCTCACATGGAAGCGACTGGTGGCCTCCACAAAGAAGAAGAGCAACACTAAAAAGGGTCCGGGTGGTCCGGTGGCCTTCTGCGACCCTctcaacaataacaacatctaccaAAATGATCCTGTGCTGCACCTCAACCGTGAGAATGTAAAGAAATCTATGTCATGTGCCAACCTGTCCAGTTACGAGGGTCCAGCAGGACTGGTCCTGGGACTCGGATACGGGTTAGGGATGGGACAGGGGCTTGGCTACAACTACAGCAAGTCTCAGCAGCTTTTGTCTGTGAAAAAGGTTGCCCAGGGTACAGTGGCCTCATCCCCCAAGCGTGTCATTGTCCAGGCCTCCACCAGCGAGCTGCTCCGCTGCTTGGGGGAGTTCTTGTGTTATCGGTGCTACCGCCTGAAGCACCTGTCTCCAGCCGACCCCGTGCTCTGGCTGCGAGCGGTGGACCGATCGCTCTTGCTGCAGGGTTGGCAGGACCAGGCCTTCGTCACGCCGGCTAACGTGGTCTTCGTCTACATGCTGTGCCGAGACGTAGTAGACGGGGACCTGGTGGCGTCGGAGCACGAGCTGCAGGCCATTTTACTCACCTGCCTCTACCTGTCCTACTCCTACATGGGCAATGAGATCTCATACCCGCTAAAGCCTTTCCTGGTTGAGGCGGGGAAGGAGGCCTTCTGGGACCGCTGCCTGGCCATCATCGACGCCACCAGCTCCAAGATGCTGCGGATCAATGCAGACCCACACTTTTTCACACAAGTATTTGCTGACCTCAAGAGCGAGGGCAGGCGCAGCCCTCAGGACTACAGTCAGGTGCTGGATAG AGGATTGCAAGAACGTAGGAACTTTCACATCCCGGAGGACTACTTGTAG